The DNA region GGCCCGGGCACGCGACACCGTGGTGCGTGGACTCACCGTGGCACCGCCGGTCCGGGACTGGCTGGTGCACATGCGGTTCAAGCCCGTCCCCCGGTACACCGAGGGAATCATGCTGCACAGTCGACGACCGACGCGGAAGAACTCACCGGTGGGCAGGATGTTCGTCCAGCCGAGGGTGGAGACCACCGACGGGCGGGTGCTGCGGCTGGACGAGACACTCGGCGAGTGGTTCGCCCTCATCGGCTACGGCAACGATCCGCTCGTCCATCTGGACGCCGACAGCCGTGCCTTCTGGGACCGCGTCGGCACGCGCTACATGACCGTCGTCGAATCCCGCTCCGGGAGGTCCCGTGGCGAACGGCGCACGTCGACGACCGACTCGGTAACGGTGGAGGACGTCGACGGCACCCTGCGGGACTGGTTCGCCGGGCAGCAGGGCAGCATCGCCGTCGTGCGCCCCGACCGGTATCTCGCGGCCCTGACCGATCCCCGCGACCTGGCGACGCTGACCGGCACCTTCGAACAGCTGCTCGCACCGCCGCAGTCCGCCGACTCCAAGGACGCCTGGCACTCGGTTCCCGTCACGGAAGGAGAGGCGTCTTGATCATCGAGCAGCGTGACTACCTCCTCAAACCGGGCGCGACGGCGCACTACATCCGGCTCTGGGAGGAGTACGGCCGCGAGCCCCAGGTACGGATCCTCGGCAACCTGCTCGGCTGCTGCGCAACCGAGGTCGGTGAACTCAACACACTGGTCTACTTCTGGGGTTTCGAGAGCCTGGAGGACCGCGCCGACAGGCGAGCCGAACTGGCGGACGACGACGAGTTCGCGTCCTTCCGGGGCCGCGTGCGTGACCTGCTCGTGCGCCAGACCAACCGCCTCCTCGTCCCCGCCACGCCCCATGTCCGGACCACCCTGCTCGAAGGGGGCCGAGGATGACCGCCGACAAGGTGCCCACGGAGTCCGCCCAGGAATACGTCGACGCCATGGCCCGCGACCGCGGGTATGCACCCACCACTCCATGATCGAGTTCATGCGGTGCCCCGCCCCCTATGGTCAGGTGCGGTCTGCTTCGGACTGGTCCGCGCTGAACGAGGGCAAGGAGCCCGCCAGTAAGCTGACGGACCCTCATACACAGTCGAGCTACTGGCGATGGCCTCATTTACGGGGGGATGGGTGTGCCGCCGCAGCAGGCGACGGTCTGGGTCTGGTCGGCGCCCGCGAAGGGTGCCACCGCGAGCACCGCAGCCAGCGCAACGAACAATCCGAGTACGGCTTTACGCATTTACTTCTCCTCGTTGAGGGGGAATGTTGTCCAGCGCTTCGGCTGGCGAGGGCCCTTTACGGCTGGCCCGGCGTGCCGCCGCAGCAGGCGACGGTCTCGCTCTGATCGGCACCGGCAAGC from Streptomyces sp. NBC_00258 includes:
- a CDS encoding NIPSNAP family protein, with translation MIIEQRDYLLKPGATAHYIRLWEEYGREPQVRILGNLLGCCATEVGELNTLVYFWGFESLEDRADRRAELADDDEFASFRGRVRDLLVRQTNRLLVPATPHVRTTLLEGGRG